GGCGCAAGGTTACTGTTTCTTCTCTATTAGCTCGTCGCTGTTTCATGAAGTCCCAAAACTTGGTGGGTTTGATTACAGGAGGTTCAGCAACAGTTTCATGTTCGTTTTCAAAAACATTGTTCGAATATTTATAGGCAATAATCTCTTCTTTTATATCTTTCTTTATGTCATCTTTCACCTTATCATCGGTTAAAAAGTAATCCTGATAACGAGGATCGAGAAATGTACATTTACGATACAATTTATCTTCCTCAATCTCacaaaacctaatttttaaattccggattatattttttgaaaagttataACCCATAGGCATCTGAGACTCGTTATCAATCGTTGGAAGTCCCATCTGAACATCATCACTATTATCATCGTCATCACTATCTTCGCTATCAATATTATTCAGACCAACGCTTGTCTCGTCATCGAAAGCAAGATTTTCGAAAGCTTCCTCCACCCCTCGAAGTATTGGCTCAATCATGGAGATCGTAGGGTATTTTGACCCACAAGCAATTTTAGTGGCCTCGTTCAATGGTTCTAAGACCTTGATAATATCACTAAGTTTCTTCCAGTCGGTGCCAGACAATCCAGTTACACTAGTAGTTCGCGAAAGCACATCTGACAATGGTTGCTGTAATCTCTTCATGCTTTCGAATAGTTCGAACTATTTTAACCATTCGAATAATTcgaatacagtaggttctgtttttatgcggtagatacgttccgcaagaaacagcataaagaaaaaacagcataaaaaaagctactagttctatagtaaaactatagatacgtttcaaatgctaaaaccgcataaatctgaaataatcgcataaaaaagggcactagtcccatattattactatagatacgttccatagaccgcatgaatctgaaataattaaataaaatcgcataaacaaaatattgtatctttgaaaattatatctttatatatcttccatacttgtagggttagcatttctgatgcaatctgtgatgagtttttgcttagctggtttagaatcttgtttatatgtacaattccccataggtcgacatgcattttgtaatttaaaaaaaaaccgcactatttcaaaaccgcataaaaaaaagccgcataaaaacagaacctactgtagttCAAACCATTCGAATAGTTCGAACCATTCGAATATTTGAGTCGAATCTCGGATCGAATAATTCGGTTCGATTCGCTTCGAATAGTTCGAAATTTCGAATATTCGCACACCcctactttttatttgtttttgaaagtttaaagtttgattAACGCAGACGGATAGTAAACAtttgaaagttttatttcacaaaatttaatgtgaaatgaaTGGAAAATTCTGATGTAGAAATACGCAGAATAAAAAGATCAACCGGTCTCGATGAAGTAAATTAGACGGTGAGTTTATTGAACAGTTTGTTTATTCATAAGTAACGGAAaattatatacgtacatatgtacatatgtacatatttaggtaCATACTTCAATGCTTCTTACATATTAAAGAGAAATATTCTTGGAAAGTATCAAAATAACTGTGAAATCGCAGATAGAAAGAGAATAGGAGAATGAGCTGATACAATAAACAGTAAGCGACTTAAACATTAGGACGCTTAACATATGAattgaacatatgtatgtatgattgaatgaaaaattttctttaattttcaattattccACTACTTTCAATTACAATCAGTTGCGAATTTCAATCCACTTCGATGAAGATGCCATTGTACCAGCAAAAGTCAAATGGCTGCTAATCTTTGGTTTTTTACAAATGTTCTGAagacaatatgtatgtatgagctgCCAGAAAGGCagacacttgagcaacgattgccaatcgtgcaaattttttatgaaaataatcgttctgttgctgctactttgatccagattttttccaaaaaatcatcttcagtgatgaagctcacttttggctcaatggctttgtcaacaagcaaaatatgcgttactgggcagaaagcaatccacacgtgattcatgaggcaccgttgcatcccgaaaaaatcactgtttggtgcggtttacatgccgggcgtaattggcccatattttttcgttgacgagaacgatcgccacgttactgtgaatggaaatctaTACCgggacatgataaacgattatttttggccgcaattgaatggtatggacttagacgacatgtggtttcaacaggacggggccacaagccatacagcacacgctacaattgatttgttgaagagtaagttcgatgagcgcttTATTTCCAAAactggaccggtcgaatggccgccgcgttcgtgtgatttgacgcctctagactattttctttggggttttgtgaagtcattggtctacagtaacaagccggcgacgatttgtgagctcagagccaatattgaacgcgaaattgctggaatttcggccgatttatgcaaaagagtggtcgaaaattgggttcaacgattggacttcgtaaaacgtgcacgcggtggtcatggaaaagaaatcgaatttcatacttaaatgtatacatacatatgtttaaactcgataataaaaaaaaaattagttaaaaaagtcaaaccgtttttgtattcaaaaaaaaagttgaagcgctcttactgaaaaacgctttagaaCTCGACGTCAGACACAAGCCAGGTCTCAGAACCATATAGGAGGATCGATTTTAGGCGAGTATTGtggattttaagttttatttttagtgaCAGGATGCGAGATCGCCACAGTCAGCTAAGCTTATGAAACGTAGTTGGTGCTTTGCAATTACGAGCTGCCACATCTTTAACTGCGCCACCATCCTTTGTAATTTGGCTACCGAGGTAGCAGAACTCATCTACATCTTCGATAATATGGCGTTTTCGTTGGTATTAAGTTCAGAAGGAGATGTGTTTGTTGTTTATATTCCCATAAGTTTAGTTTTTGTGAAGtttattttagaactttttattttctagttGGCGAAGTTTGGCAACGTCAGCTAATGTGTGAGTTATAAAAACGGCATACtcgacatttttctaaaaactctgattaaacatttggaaattttgatgtgtttttaatttttaattttaaaaaggaagGCTTCCTTTGCGGTAGAAAGATTAGGTGGAAGAGaccttggtttcacttggtgtgtccaactgatgCTGATCACCAGGAGAAACAAACGATTGGagtgctttgttaaattcggccaaaatcgcttaatcGGTTTCCGcgctataaataaatagttttgtttAGATTATGACACTATTTTAGCCAACAAGTGAACGATGTGTGCTAAAACagctttaataaatatttaacttaattCCAATTAACTTTGGTATAGAACTCTTTAGAAGCTGTGTAAGCGATAAATGGCAGAGTATATAAGAACGCAAAAATTTGAGCAAAGTCACAGTTGGAAGCTTCGCACTAAACCCAGTATATCCTTCAAAATGGCCAACAAATTCATTTGTACTTTATTGCTGATTGCCGTATGCGCCAAAAGCATATCCGCCGATGGAATTGAGAATGGTAATGCCACCACCATTTCGGCACATCCTTACGTAGTCGCTATACAGGGAACCGATGGAACACGCGTCTGCGAGGGTGCCTTAATCGATTCGAATGTCGTTGTCACAGCTGCTCAGTGCTTGGCTAACTACGATGTTTCACAATTGGTCGTGAGTGTAAATAACAGTAAGATTGTAAGCATTGCCAAGAGTACCTTCGATGGTAACTTCGATTATACGACCATGGAATATGATGTTGCCGTCTTAAAATTGGCAGAGGAAGTAAGTCTTGATACCATTGAATTAGCTTCCGAGGAACCAGCTACCGGTGCCAGTGGTGTAGTCACCGGTTGGTCTTCAAGCGGTGCTCTGGTAGATGTTTCGGAGTCTATCATCAGTGCCAGTGATTGCGTTTCGGGAGAGTATACCTACGAAGAGGGTGACGTTTTAAGTTCAATGTTGTGTGGTCTCGCAGCAAACAAAGCTTGCGACGCTCTACCAGGAAGTCCTTTGGTGGCCAACAACCAATTAGTTGGTTTGGTTTCATGGGGCTATGGCTGTGCCAACAGTGCCAACCCAGCTGTTTTCACCAACATCGCTTCAGTGAAGTCATGGGTAGATCAAACTGTAGAGTCTTtgtaaaagttttcaatttctgGAGGAGTAAATAGAAATTTTCTAGAGCATTAGATGACTAAAACTAATGTCTATAACTAAAAAActgtgtataaataaaaatttgaataaagtaaatacagtatataaattttaagacttaccacactcatatcattttgatcgacgtcttcatgaccagcccatattaaagccttgttgaaaatttcaactgcttcagtcagcttaattttctccagttgctctgATACGCTGTCATCATCGGATTCGTCCTCTTGTTGATGATAGTCATCTCCATTGCCCTCCTCGATATCTTCGTTCCATTCATGTATGGCTGGTAACGtgaaatctgaaatttttataaaaaaagatttttcaataacccacatacatatctttgagcatatctgcgaacacgaacgaacctcaggatttaaactactaaggagatcgACGATGTTGCACATCAATGTGCGAAGTTCagctttccattttttttttaaaccgccaacggaacattatcttcgggatcgtcattgtttaccgcaaaatttaaaataatgttcCATCACTTacttagctaatgttgcttcaccaacacgaaaccaagtcgcatccaaaagatttatagcggttttttttcaacgactcgagcaaatcagactttATCGCTGCTACTGAAGCGAGAAGGCTGTTTCTGTAATAtaacttagtgatttttattgcattctgatcCGTCGGTTGAGTGAGGGGAGTAACGTTTGGTGGCATAAAGATTGCCGAAATTTGCCCATTCTCCGTTGTCAGTTTAGCTTCATTTGGGTAAGAAGGAGTAATTTGTAAggctttctcctttaaaaacgatgtaaccttaaaaaaacaaccaaaatcggacaaaacttaaaaggaatattcacctgtggaacaaatgactcatgaaagcattgcttgaaaatagccgacGTCATCCAGGCGGATAGTCGGTGGGAtactgaaagtttttaaagcagcgtggattcttcgcctttccaattaccaaaagcttaagcttgtgggatccagtggcgtttgaacagcataaaaacgtgattcgctgcttctcggactttacccctggggctctcttctccaaacttgaCGCTTACGTTTTCTCTGAAAAAAGTCTCCACAATAACTCCGAAGACGGATCCACTAGCTGAGGttgcgaagacagtttttcgcctgatattttaagaagacgaataccgtgcctcttcttgaatccttggagccatccatcactagcgaagaagtttgtttcattttttagaaAGCCGAGAATTTTAGCCTTCTCTTTTAATGTCAAGCACACGGGTTTTTTCGAActcattttcaccagaaaacGTAAGACGAAACACgctttgcaaaaccaaaaccgcgactgaaatattttactccttacatgcaattgcgaataaaatgcctattttataattaggggattccccaatttcagaactacttgagatcaatgtaaactacattcaaataattgtaacgtttatCGTTCATGTTACAgagctttttgggtttgttcgcgttttagagtagtcaatacaaaaaatttatgttcaCGTTTTGGGAGGTTCACGCTTTAGAGCGTTCACGTTGTCGAGCGTGCGCTATATAGTAGATGAATTTCGGTCACTGAGGTatactagtatacatatatttacatactagctttaacccgggACCCGcctttttagattaaatttaagcaaataatgagagtggtggcgcagcatgggggctgtgggaagggagttccatcataaaaacatgcctataaccttcattgggtgaaaatatgaatgtttaaacattttttcgtcatttggtgttgtcgtttcgtagtgaagcgcggacaacgtacagacattcacctttatagtatagatacgtacatacatacatacatacatatatatgtatgtaaatatacgagtacatatggcTCATCACTTCAGTAGTGTCTTAgctcaaaaacacgatttttgcGTAGaggatgtgaaaagtgcgcggcataataataaattatttgcgATTCGTAGCAAATTAGGGCATGTGATAAAAATACGCCGTTATTCTATTTGTTATGGTTTATGGTTATGGTTTTTCAGCACAACAATCTTAGTTGTGCAAGAGTTATCATTAGTGTGATGCTCGTTGGTTCGTCTGTTCACAAGTGAAATAAACTGTTTTCTTGGAGCAACACTATCATCATGCCCAGTTTTACGTAAGACTTTTCTAGTAGCTGCCGCGCAAAAACTGTTTCAAATGTTTCGTTTacgttttcaacaaattttgctGACGTAGGTCGAGGGTTCATCTTTGCCATATGATTATAGTGTTGTTGGACGCGCAGAACTGGGATTATATGTTGAAATTCCGGTTTAGTTGAACAAAGGAATGCGTTCTCCCAATGTCTTTGCCAACTATTCGGAAACTATTCCTACTTTTCCTCAATTTCATGACTATTTTTCATTTCGTTACACTAATTTCTTTTCCGTGGTTTCCATGTTTTCAAATTACCACTTCTAAATGAAACGTACAGCTGAGTTCACTAACCCATCAACTACAatagcaaaaaatgtaaattgagcAAAAACGAGAAAAACCCTAATAAAATAATGGTATTGCTAATAGAAACAAAGTGAACGCAGGCTTTTTGGTTGCTATATATACAGTTGCTGTAATTACTTATcgttatgtaaaaaataaagtgaagaaTCCCgttgttaatattattatttctttttgccttttgtaacattttttttttagtatatttaatatttcatctcGTTTTTTTAccatgattaaaaataaaaattaaaatatagcaataaataaataaataagtaaatatgtatgtatgtatgtatatattttagtcATTTTGCGTTTCCGATGTCCAACATTCGTGCCATCTCTTAGCACGTCGTGCAGGCGTTCTGTTTGTTTGCAACCTTCCACCTACTGCAACCCTAGCCAGTTCGCTAGTTCGCTAGCTCTCATCGCTTTGAATCGGTTTCTTTACGAAAAAGCTAAGAATGTGTTAGTGATAAACGAAAAACAATTAACCTAATGTCACTTCGTTGCCGCCTGAACAACGACGGatttgacgagtgtgtgaatacgacCTCGTTAATGTGCAGATTTCAGCTGGtgataagattgtgttagtggtgtacgaaaaaaagcaacacagtCTACTACGCTCATGTCACTTCGTTGCTAATGAACAACGAGTGATTAgtcgagtgtgtgaatacatgtgctGGTGATAAGACTGTGTTAatgataaacgaaaaaaattaaccgaatGTCACTTCGTTACTAATGAACGACGACTGATTAgtcgagtgtgtgaatacatgtgaaatgatcgtacaGAATTCGGCTGGCGAGCTAACACCGTTACGTTTTAGCCGAAGTTCCTCTCAcaatttgtttttccacaatAGTTATTGGCCAATCTATCATCATTGGGTGGGAGGCATGTTTTATAAATTCGCGTTTTCCTTTTCACACTCATGTGTTTGTTTCTCCACACCATGCCCCTTAAAAAGCCAGAAATGCGTGCTGCTTTCACTGTTTGTGTATTAACCTCATTGGCTGCATCTCTTTGTGTTGTTACTTATGCATATTAGTACTCATATATTGAAACCTCATCACTTGCTCCATGATTCGTCCATACACGGCAAGTTTGCACCTAAGAGGATGCTTTGATGTGGTCATGGAATTTGATTTTGTATCAGAGATCCACATGTGGAATTTTGTTGCAGATTGTTAGAATgtataaaaaagcatttgtGCATTATCTTCAGTATCCGATAAAATAACTGCGCCGTCTGCataacatacaatttttatttctctgCTACCAATTGTATAGCCACTTGTTGAGTTAACACCATCGCTAGTGGCAAAGCATCGACGACAACAAATATTTggaatagaatttttcttttatcttgACAAGCAGCTGAaaagcaattattttgtttgtggTTAAGGCAGCTTGTCACAAAGTGACATGCCAGCTGGAAACTATTAAGATAGAATTTCTTCCTCCTAACACAACCGCGCTAATACAGCCTCGGGACCACGTTCCCAAGGcactcggttctacgtaaccggaaagacccggatttaaatccagccaaggactgccacctcagcaacattccccgtatatgtaagagaaatgtttatgctgttacaacaacaacaagcctcTGGACCAAGGCGTGATACATGCATTTCAGTACAGACAAATTATTGACCAAAATCAAATTTGCGCGCTGGAGCGACAAATTTCTGGACCGACGTGTCGGATGGTAAAGCCACAACTTATTGTCAACTGTTTCAAGAAGGTAACATCACCATAATAATAAACTTCTTGAagcttatgtaaatatttattattatatttttcaggcCAAATTTCGCACAACGACCTATGATACTGATTCCGAAGGCGATAttgaagatttatttttttttgattaaataccAAACAAAGCTGAATACGTGAGCTGTGATAGCGATTTGCAATGCTATGGCCAACTTATTGAGAACGATATTATGCAAAGctgagaagaagaagaggaagaaggcGATGATAACAATAATGCACACATTTTAGGTAGGGCGGGTGCACAAATGTTGGCCAGAGAAACCAAAATCTTGTAGGATGAAACCACAATCCAGCTGTTGATAAGTAAGGAAACCAAAATCCTGTTATTTGCGACGAAACAAAAATTCTGTTGCTTGAGACGAAATGACGACAGTTAACTACAGTTTACTACACTTCAAATTacgtttttacatatatttcccctttatatacaaaaaatatttgaatcaaAACCTACTTATTTTTACAGAAAACAAAACCTACTTCAAACAAACACTTTCCATGCAAGCTGACATTGAGGATTTGGATCCTTCCGATAATAGTCGCGCCGATTTAGAAGACAGCTACGTGGCTGTAAAGCTCAGCATACAAAAACAACTTGGGAAGATGGAAATGTTACGGTGAAATACGCTAAGGCAGCTATAACAGCAGCTGTCGGCACGACGTCGCATCTCCCGAAGTTGTCGCTGCCGAAGTTGTTACCTTCAACGGAGACTATATATtgtactatatgtatatataattggcgcttacaccctttttgggtgtttggccgagctccttcttctatttgtggtgtgcgtattaaggggggagcctgatttatgaggtctaaaaattgcatctctttgcgattttttttaaggacatttaaaaagtataaaaagtgtttgtactggttaaaataagttgaaaaaaatgtttaacatagaaattagtagagcgctgcaacgctggagtttccaactggcgtacaagatacagctcgtaattattatctaaagcaaaaaatttaaatggatttctaattatcatgattttttattcttggtgaactaagaaaactgagagaaattccaaaatttcaactttttggaggttttaaagaaaaaaatgcctttctataaaaaaaaaattcacttcaacttggtataaaaatcttgaaaatttttttttatctattttgttagttcaaatagaagagaatttaatactgaagggaaaaAGCTAtgtttcatttcaaaaggttcattagttttttttcattcatgtacgccaattcaaagaaatcataaaaatgaaaagtcgagaaaagaagataaagtttgtactatagctgtccggtcacagcgtaactacctaacgctcgcctacctttttttggctttgtatctacggaaatattgagaattaggctctgtaactttgtgtgaatattctgaaatatattaggaatcgcttaaaacgaaaaaaaaaaatgattttttttaccttataaaccaggctcccccttaatgttgttccacaaatggagggacctacagtttcaagccgactccgaacggcagatatttttatgaggagatttttcatggcagaaatacactcggaggttttccattgcctgccgaggggcgaccgctattagacatttttttcctaattttggtgtttcaccgagattcgaacctacgttctctctgtgaattccgattggtagtcaccaacccattcggctacggcggccgccaacggAGACTATGctgagtataaaaattttatgacgTCCTTTACTCAAATAATCTCACGTGAATCCAGATTATCGAATATAGCGCCTGGTGCTATAGGTAAAACATTTCACTTGTTTAAAAAAACAGGAAAAGGGTAAGATCACGCGATTTACTTAGGAAACGCGTGCATGAATGTGAcgtgaaaaaaaacaaacgagtACCGCACGAAAGTCGTGTGTTCAGCGCGCGCGCTACTATGTATTTACACTAATTAAAATACTCTAAGCAAAATAAGCGAATGTACATACACCtaagcatatatgtacatatgtttgtatgtatgtaggtgacaATTGTTCAAACAAAAGTTATCTAATATATGTAAACTAACTGTACCCTGCACGCGTAGCTacgcaaacaacaaaaataaatttaagaaaaatacctttaaagaaaaatcagtaaacaaatattctattcattctaaaccattttattgactttgtttatttcgaagaaaaaagtggcattacaaagtttagtttcaattcgatgtttattgaagtgctgcgggatacacaatatttcttgtttttccatctggtgcgtagacgaatTAATCAGAAGGTTTTcgacacgtgagcaagccacatagagctgcccatgtgagaagcatggattctccaaatttaatcccCACACTGGTAACGATTGTCTTGTGCTTTGTCAATAatcattgcgaaagcgagtcgcacTGGGAACTGTTAAAGTTTGAATTCGAAGggcatatctgtcgggatcattgggatacgtggcaacagtacgtcttcacctttgaattttccagtcaaaattgttacctcgataacattgttcatcattttcttgactgagagtgtggttccgttgcaaagtcgtggtggatttttgtttcgaagaagaatggatgggtacgccaattttcaatgtaagaacgtgcggcggcatgtctggcaaatcaagcgaattcaagagttcagttggatagttgacaacctcgtcttgattctccacagtatcgatggacttatatgttgtcgtttcacggggtattccatgctgaatggtgaagttgatggtattgacatcgatgtttttggctgctaatatactagcacgcgtactgagccactgagggtttttgtagttttgtgcaatgtttgggaaaacttttagcaccaattcgtcgatgctttctgtgatcttacggaagtttgctggcagggtgatgcattgtgtagattcatcaatttccattcgcccatttccaatatccaataacagttttgcaaaatttccagccgatgcatcccgttgttatgttagttttcaaagtcaatttctgtaaatgacgccATAGAACTGATTATTTATGAcatgcattaagttcatcagcgggtgttgaacgtggtataatgggcagtgtttgtcgaaaatcaccagacaataaaatgagtgcgccaCCGAAGATCCTCTTAAATCTCGCAGTGTACGCTCAAGCGCTTCCAATGCtttctt
The sequence above is drawn from the Anastrepha obliqua isolate idAnaObli1 chromosome 4, idAnaObli1_1.0, whole genome shotgun sequence genome and encodes:
- the LOC129244356 gene encoding uncharacterized protein LOC129244356: MPLKKPEMRAAFTAACHKVTCQLETIKIEFLPPNTTALIQPRDHPLDQGVIHAFQYRQIIDQNQICALERQISGPTCRMVKPQLIVNCFKKAKFRTTTYDTDSEAEYVSCDSDLQCYGQLIENDIMQS
- the LOC129244354 gene encoding trypsin theta-like, coding for MANKFICTLLLIAVCAKSISADGIENGNATTISAHPYVVAIQGTDGTRVCEGALIDSNVVVTAAQCLANYDVSQLVVSVNNSKIVSIAKSTFDGNFDYTTMEYDVAVLKLAEEVSLDTIELASEEPATGASGVVTGWSSSGALVDVSESIISASDCVSGEYTYEEGDVLSSMLCGLAANKACDALPGSPLVANNQLVGLVSWGYGCANSANPAVFTNIASVKSWVDQTVESL
- the LOC129244353 gene encoding E3 SUMO-protein ligase ZBED1-like encodes the protein MKRLQQPLSDVLSRTTSVTGLSGTDWKKLSDIIKVLEPLNEATKIACGSKYPTISMIEPILRGVEEAFENLAFDDETSVGLNNIDSEDSDDDDNSDDVQMGLPTIDNESQMPMGYNFSKNIIRNLKIRFCEIEEDKLYRKCTFLDPRYQDYFLTDDKVKDDIKKDIKEEIIAYKYSNNVFENEHETVAEPPVIKPTKFWDFMKQRRANREETVTLRLEKDIDQELIQYLYSADIDPWDDPIHWWKKESVKYPLLSMLARRYLPIPSTSLESERLFSTAGDIVTEKRNSLSPDNVARLLF